A single genomic interval of Celeribacter indicus harbors:
- a CDS encoding DNA -binding domain-containing protein: protein MRTPVELDPDVDDEAPAGNDITPYDEAHFVTYLRLLDAKAEGADWKEVAQIVLHRDPVGDEFRTRRCWQSHLERAQWLSREGYKRILEQAAAN, encoded by the coding sequence ATGCGAACGCCCGTCGAACTCGATCCCGATGTGGACGATGAAGCGCCAGCGGGAAACGACATCACGCCCTACGACGAAGCGCATTTCGTGACCTATCTGCGGCTGCTCGACGCGAAGGCGGAAGGCGCGGACTGGAAGGAAGTGGCGCAAATCGTGCTGCACCGCGATCCGGTCGGCGACGAGTTCAGGACACGCCGATGCTGGCAAAGCCATCTCGAACGCGCGCAATGGCTTTCGCGTGAGGGTTACAAGCGGATACTGGAACAGGCCGCCGCAAATTAA